From the genome of Colletotrichum higginsianum IMI 349063 chromosome 4, whole genome shotgun sequence, one region includes:
- a CDS encoding Sodium/hydrogen exchanger family protein → MRVMIGIQLVMAGYQLPAKYQKNRWKDMLVLMIPIMTLMWLATTICILATIPKVTLLGAMVIASCVTSTDPVLSQAVAKGPFSDKFVRRSLREIISSEAGANDGFGFPFLMLATYLMRHAEGSEANADASAAQAVARAILPRAGDVARQGGGVGIALQNWFLETWLYFVLMSIAYGVVVGTLIRFALKYSVRKKWIDSESYVLVPTAIGLFMMGTSGSIGTDDLLSCFVAGSALNWDGEYLAEAQKRHDEVNASIDVLLNFGGFIYLGSIIPWSEFSSDVTGISPGRLFGLGALVLAFRRIPAVLLTYKLMPNTIKDWKEALFMGYFGPIGVGAAFYVEHARHLFPKVAEAAGDNEVTDMLRAIGPVVYWLALFSIIVHGLSIPALNLIYEYMGVQPIQEDAVAVRRRSVRVPPPSNAVEGDRETFIAFNRFSRPNLSTESLSHMGDDDSSTVTDEKIRWPDLESGLRQAKKNAKLSPRRSFNVPRLSPPRSLSRPATSASQVKWDQSHATQD, encoded by the exons ATGAGAGTGATGATCGGCATCCAACTGGTCATGGCCGGCTACCAGCTCCCGGCGAAGTACCAGAAGAACAGATGGAAGGACATGCTCGTGCTCATGATCCCCATCATGACGCTCATGTGGCTGGCCACGACCATCTGCATCCTCGCAACGATCCCCAAGGTGACGCTCCTGGGCGCCATGGTCATCGCGTCCTGCGTCACCTCGACCGACCCGGTGCTGTCGCAGGCCGTTGCAAAGGGCCCCTTCTCCGACAAGTTTGTCAGGCGGTCCCTCCGCGAGATCATCTCctccgaggccggcgccaacgaCGGGTTCGGCTTCCCGTTCCTGATGCTGGCCACGTACCTCATGCGGCACGCCGAGGGCTCCGAGGCGAATGCGGACGCTTCGGCGGCGCAAGCTGTAGCCCGGGCGATCCTGCCCCGTGCCGGGGACGTCGCCCGTCAGGGTGGCGGTGTCGGCATCGCGCTGCAGAACTGGTTCCTCGAGACGTGGCTCTACTTTGTCCTGATGAGCATCGCTTACGGCGTCGTTGTGGGAACGCTGATCAGATTTGCCCTCAAGTACTCTGTCAGGAA GAAGTGGATTGACTCGGAGAGCTACGTGCTCGTGCCCACGGCGATCGGT CTCTTCATGATGGGCACATCCGGATCCATCGGAACCGACGATCTTCTATCTTgcttcgtcgccggcagCGCGCTCAACTGGGATGGCGAGTACCTGGCCGAGGCGCAAAAGCGACACGACGAAGTCAACGCCAGCATCGACGTCCTTCTCAACTTTGGGGGCTTCATCTACCTCGGGAGCATCATCCCCTGGAGCGAGTTCAGCTCGGACGTCACAGGCATCAGCCCCGGCCGACtgttcggcctcggcgccctcgtgCTCGCCTTCCGCCGCATccccgccgtcctcctcacCTACAAGCTCATGCCCAACACCATCAAGGACTGGAAGGAAGCCCTGTTCATGGGATACTTCGGTcccatcggcgtcggcgcggcgTTCTACGTGGAGCACGCCCGCCACCTCTTCCccaaggtcgccgaggccgccggcgacaacGAGGTGACGGACATGCTCCGAGCCATCGGGCCCGTAGTCTACTGGCTCGCGCTCTTCTCCATCATCGTCCACGGGCTCTCCATCCCCGCCCTCAACCTCATCTACGAGTACATGGGCGTGCAGCCCATCCaggaggacgccgtcgccgtccgacGCCGGTCCGTCcgcgtgccgccgccgtcgaacGCCGTTGAGGGCGACAGGGAGACCTTCATCGCCTTCAACCGCTTCTCGCGGCCCAACCTGTCGACGGAGTCGCTGTCCCAcatgggcgacgacgactcctCTACGGTGACGGACGAGAAGATCCGGTGGCCCGACCTCGAGTCGGGCCTGCGgcaggccaagaagaacgcGAAGCtgtcgccgaggcggagctTCAACGTCCCGCGGCTGAGCCCGCCGCGCAGCCTCAGtcggccggcgacgagcgcCAGCCAGGTCAAGTGGGACCAGTCTCACGCCACGCAGGATTAG
- a CDS encoding glycosyl hydrolase family 28 has translation MRGLAVFASLGTSLALGLDVPRSSVDTRVAVADPNIPSPSAWAERAGREGRRLCILEPDADGGDDAPALLAALNDRCRTRSIVVLPGPVYHIKSPMVTTELDDVVIDQRGKLLWSNDTSYWLSVSMPVGFQNQSTVWHFGGDRVVWEGHGVGTLDGNGQVWYDLNKGGSNMPRRPMNINFRGLSNSVVRGLRFVQSQMWTMNIMHSENLVLEDMYVNSTSSTENNSLNTDGADTMYSDNITFRRWVVANGDDAIAVKANSSNIRVYDSEFFGSTGIAVGSIGQFAGQFEYIENVFARNVTLHDTLRACYFKTWTGVQIGYPPNGGGGGTGYARNVVLEDVTLDGARGEPLFITQCESYSGHAGESCDTSTFAISDVVWKGFRGTVADGVASAGFFRCSAAAGGCGNLTVEDFAVKPVGRDGDGVLDTWLCENVHGGGGFACREIEDADTDTGTEEEL, from the coding sequence ATGCGCGGCTTGGCAGTCTTCGCGTCGCTAGGCACAAGCCTCGCCCTCGGACTGGACGTCCCTCGGTCCTCTGTCGACACGCGTGTCGCGGTGGCGGATCCGAACATCCCGAGCCCCAGCGCCTGGGCCGAGAGAgcagggagggagggccGGAGGTTGTGCATTCTCGAGccggacgccgacggcggggaCGATGCGCCGGCGCTGCTCGCCGCGCTGAACGACAGGTGCCGGACCAGGAGCATCGTCGTGCTGCCGGGTCCGGTCTACCACATCAAGTCGCCCATGGTGACCaccgagctggacgacgtGGTCATCGACCAGCGCGGCAAGTTGCTCTGGAGCAACGACACCAGCTACTGGCTCTCCGTGTCGATGCCCGTGGGGTTCCAGAACCAGAGCACGGTCTGGCACTTTGGCGGCGACCGCGTGGTGTGGGAAGGCCACGGGGTCGGGACTCTGGACGGCAACGGTCAGGTGTGGTACGACCTGAACAAGGGGGGATCCAACATGCCCCGGCGGCCGATGAACATCAACTTCCGGGGCCTCTCGAACTCGGTCGTCAGGGGGCTCCGGTTCGTCCAAAGCCAGATGTGGACGATGAACATCATGCACTCGGAGAACCTCGTGCTCGAGGACATGTACGTGAACAGCACATCCTCCACGGAGAACAACTCGCTCAACACGGACGGCGCGGACACGATGTACTCGGACAACATCACCTTCCGGCGGTGGGTCGTGGCGAACGGGGACGACGCgatcgccgtcaaggccaacTCGAGCAACATCCGCGTCTACGACAGCGAGTTCTTCGGCAGCACCGGCATCGCCGTGGGGTCCATCGGGCAGTTCGCCGGCCAGTTCGAGTACATCGAGAACGTCTTCGCGCGGAACGTGACGCTGCACGACACGCTGCGGGCGTGCTACTTCAAGACGTGGACGGGCGTGCAGATCGGCTACCCgcccaacggcggcggcggcggcacggggTACGCGCGCAACGTCGTGCTGGAGGACGTGacgctcgacggcgcgcgCGGGGAGCCGCTCTTCATCACGCAGTGCGAGTCCTACTCCGGGCACGCGGGCGAGTCGTGCGACACGTCGACGTTCGCCATCTCGGACGTCGTCTGGAAGGGGTTCAGGGGCACCGTCGCGGACGGCGTGGCCAGCGCGGGGTTCTTCCGGtgcagcgcggcggcgggcgggtgCGGCAACCTGACGGTCGAGGACTTTGCCGTGAAGCCCGTCGGccgggacggggacggggtGCTGGATACGTGGCTCTGCGAGAACGTCCACGGAGGCGGAGGGTTCGCGTGTCGGGAGATCGAAGACGCTGACACTGACACTGGtacggaggaggagctctGA
- a CDS encoding Integral membrane protein, whose translation MAPTLGVLRNVVEPAFIIFAFTVGALINRRRPDHDDDVDSCERGSEDSCSRPTSPLLKPGMRAESGEVSRIDNKLLVRFYRTFPFLAEIWYWNLTYWVYQLLRAVSARMIAGNEAVFSRARDHAIAILNLERCLGLDVELGVQRSVLDNAPWLMPYLAKVYYSHISLGICFIIYCYTFLPPGTFQRIRRTIAMDNAVAFVVVTAYRCMPPRMLPAEYGFEDVLHGPSGGGNVWTQNRFQLTIAAMPSLHCGTALFLAWCICRFSPHRPLRLVAPLWPAAMLFTIVATANHFILDAAVGAMVPIIGWRFNRAILVLLPLQNWVLERLGLKAPEEEESPIYAPKEW comes from the exons ATGGCTCCAACCCTCGGTGTGCTGAGGAACGTCGTGGAACCAGCTT TCATCATCTTCGCCTTCACAGTCGGCGCCCTCATCAACCGCCGCAGGCCGGACCACGACGATGACGTAGACTCGTGCGAGCGTGGGTCGGAGGATTCCTGCTCGCGCCCCACCTCTCCGCTCCTCAAGCCGGGGATGCGGGCCGAGTCGGGCGAGGTGTCCCGCATCGACAACAAGCTCCTCGTGCGCTTCTACCGCACCTTtcccttcctcgccgagatTTGGTACTGGAACCTGACGTACTG GGTTTACCAGCTCCTccgcgccgtctcggcccgcATGATCGCCGGCAAcgaggccgtcttctccaggGCGCGGGaccacgccatcgccatcctgAACCTCGAGCGgtgcctcggcctcgacgtcgagctcggcgtgcagcgctccgtcctcgacaacgcGCCCTGGCTGATGCCCTACCTCGCCAAGGTCTACTACTCCCACATCAGCCTGGGCATCTGCTTCATCATCTACTGCTACACCTTCCTGCCGCCGGGCACCTTCCAGCGCATCCGCCGCACCATCGCCATGGAcaacgccgtcgccttcgtcgtcgtgaCGGCCTACCGCTGCATGCCGCCGCGCATGCTGCCGGCCGAGTACGGCTTCGAGGACGTGCTCCACGGgcccagcggcggcggcaacgtctGGACCCAGAACCGGTTCCAGCtgaccatcgccgccatgcCGAGCCTGCACTGCGGCACCGCCCTGTTCCTGGCCTGGTGCATCTGCCGCTTCTCGCCCCATCGCCCGCTCCGCCTCGTCGCGCCGCTGTGGCCCGCCGCCATGCTCttcaccatcgtcgccaccgcGAACCACTtcatcctcgacgccgcggtcGGCGCCATGGTCCCCATCATCGGCTGGAGGTTCAAccgcgccatcctcgtcctgctgccgctgcagAACTGGGTGCTGGAGAGGCTGGGTCTCAAGGcgcccgaggaggaggagagccCGATTTACGCGCCTAAAGAGTGGTGA
- a CDS encoding Protein kinase, protein MALYRVICRRPLRCRSLSRSLHSLLPRAKYHASSLDARLSSQQHPRTAPRTFPAAGFDAIAKDGLVEEETVPEYNPAHFYPVRLGEVFNDRFQTVAKLGYGSSSTIWLARDLQDRQYLALKIYIHNSAQHRELPFYQHLDKFLPSLHPGAKNVRTLLSSFEVTGPHGKHVALALQVSQMSIRDMGTVFMDGAGFPEEFVKGAVKELLEALDFLHTVVQSVHTAETRPDVHPGNLLLGANDDALFQKLEENEQSSPVPRKRHEDRTIYLSRLMKPKAGPLLLSDFGEARLGPGPHAGDIMPIMYRAPETLLYIQWGYPVDIWSVGLTAWDLLEGKTLFSARKEDGSFSDGAHFAELIAALGPPPAELLNRHRSRALEYWDEHGTWGEFVPIPTEKTLEAAETKLEDNAKFLRFIRRALTWDPNDRPTGRQLLQDPWLTD, encoded by the exons ATGGCTCTGTATCGAGTCATCTGCCGACGGCCTCTCCGTTGCAGGTCACTTTCTCGTTCTCTCCATTCATTGCTTCCGCGAGCCAAATATCATGCGAGCTCCCTCGACGCCAGGCTGTCATCCCAGCAGCATCCACGGACAGCGCCCCGAACGTTCCCAGCGGCAGGCTTCGACGCCATCGCGAAAGAtgggctcgtcgaggaagagacCGTGCCCGAGTACAACCCGGCACATTTCTATCCCGTTCGGCTCGGCGAGGTCTTCAACGATCGCTTCCAGACTGTGGCGAAGCTTGGCTAtggctcctcctccaccataTGGCTCGCCCGCGACCTCCA AGATCGTCAATACCTGGCCCTCAAGATCTACATCCACAACTCGGCTCAACACCGCGAACTGCCATTCTACCAGCACTTGGACAAGTTTCTTCCGAGCCTGCACCCTGGCGCTAAAAACGTCAGAACACTTCTCTCCTCTTTCGAAGTCACTGGCCCCCATGGCAAACATGTCGCCCTTGCTCTTCAGGTTTCTCAGATGAGCATCCGTGATATGGGTACGGTTTTCATGGACGGCGCCGGATTTCCCGAGGAATTCGTCAAGGGGGCCGTCaaggagcttctcgaggccctcgattTTCTGCACACAGTGGTACAGTCCGTACATACTG CTGAGACGAGACCAGATGTCCATCCCGGCAATCTGCTACTCGGGGCaaacgacgacgccctctTCCAGAAGCTGGAAGAAAATGAGCAGTCGAGCCCTGTGCCTCGCAAGCGGCATGAAGACCGGACCATCTATCTGTCCCGCCTGATGAAGCCCAAGGCCGGGCCACTGCTCCTCTCCGATTTTGGGGAAGCCAGGCTCGGCCCCGGTCCTCACGCCGGCGACATCATGCCCATCATGTATCGAGCCCCGGAGACGCTCCTGTACATCCAATGGGGCTACCCGGTCGACATCTGGAGCGTGGGACTCACA GCGTGGGATCTCCTCGAAGGAAAGACGCTATTCAGCGCCCGCAAAGAAGACGGCAGCTTCTCGGACGGAGCACACTTCGCCGAGCTCATCGCGGCACTgggcccgccgcccgcggaGCTCCTTAACCGACACCGCAGCCGGGCGCTCGAGTACTGGGACGAACATG GGACTTGGGGCGAATTTGTGCCCATCCCGACGGAGAAGACTCTCGAGGCAGCAGAGACCAAACTGGAGGACAATGCCAAGTTCCTGAGGTTCATTCGCAGAGCTCTTACGTGGGACCCGAATGATCGGCCGACGGGGAGGCAGCTTCTACAAGACCCGTGGTTGACGGACTAG